The Pyrodictium delaneyi genome contains a region encoding:
- a CDS encoding SAM-dependent methyltransferase encodes MCSETRKRSGKISSRKIPPRNEPPLPPNWLHVEMLERFRVLKFAPLEEEMNVLEIGCGPHALATVPLAYLVGETGRVVAVDKARWRFFEEITAAAGVRHRIIPLKLDARELPFPFKTFDLAVLVHRIRSLKTRKP; translated from the coding sequence ATGTGCTCCGAGACGAGGAAGCGTTCAGGAAAGATATCCTCTCGAAAAATCCCGCCCCGGAACGAGCCCCCGCTTCCTCCTAATTGGCTTCATGTCGAGATGCTTGAGCGCTTCCGCGTCCTCAAATTCGCCCCTCTGGAGGAGGAAATGAACGTCCTCGAGATAGGCTGTGGTCCCCACGCGTTGGCAACGGTTCCACTAGCTTACCTCGTAGGCGAAACTGGCCGAGTAGTTGCGGTCGATAAAGCAAGATGGCGTTTCTTCGAGGAGATAACCGCAGCAGCCGGCGTCAGGCACAGGATAATCCCATTAAAGCTTGATGCAAGGGAGCTCCCGTTTCCCTTCAAGACTTTCGATTTAGCCGTTCTCGTCCACAGGATAAGGAGCTTGAAAACGAGGAAACCATAG
- the cas6 gene encoding CRISPR system precrRNA processing endoribonuclease RAMP protein Cas6, producing MTIETIFYVAHVVFRPLRRVRLTAWSGVYAGRTVYESLNRAGIVLDKGGLFRVSPIYPQGSTAPVGGYLAPGEPYWFRAVFWGSPGIATAQQLATGFMAGLGLWTQELQVEELRIEEKRLKLPHPDTQGEGEPIAALIEVRHGPTFYRFHGAVVAYPSPWRLVASIARRLSTATGIDYRPLARRLQPCLELAVDRTRRIRIRISHGAEPPVFHGQAAYHAACPRALAEALHQLLEAGLYTGAGASPGLGLGEIHQVKIEKPRHRIPPPLEPWIEEKESN from the coding sequence TTGACAATAGAGACAATCTTCTACGTAGCCCACGTAGTCTTCCGTCCACTCCGCCGCGTACGGCTCACAGCATGGAGCGGTGTCTACGCGGGCCGCACAGTCTACGAGAGCCTCAATAGAGCCGGCATAGTCCTCGACAAAGGCGGGCTCTTCCGCGTCTCCCCCATATACCCCCAGGGCTCCACAGCCCCCGTCGGCGGCTACCTGGCGCCCGGCGAGCCGTACTGGTTCCGCGCCGTCTTCTGGGGCTCACCCGGCATAGCTACAGCCCAGCAGCTAGCCACCGGGTTCATGGCTGGCCTCGGGCTCTGGACACAGGAGCTACAGGTAGAGGAGCTACGCATCGAGGAGAAGAGGCTCAAACTACCACACCCCGACACCCAGGGCGAAGGAGAACCCATAGCAGCGCTCATAGAGGTACGCCACGGCCCAACATTCTACCGGTTCCACGGCGCAGTCGTAGCCTACCCGAGCCCCTGGAGGCTGGTCGCAAGCATAGCCCGCAGACTCAGCACAGCCACCGGGATAGACTACCGGCCCCTAGCCCGCCGCCTCCAGCCATGCCTAGAGCTAGCAGTAGACCGAACGAGACGGATACGGATACGCATAAGCCACGGAGCCGAACCCCCAGTATTCCACGGCCAAGCAGCATACCACGCAGCCTGCCCCAGAGCCCTCGCCGAAGCACTACACCAGCTACTAGAAGCAGGACTCTACACCGGCGCCGGAGCAAGCCCAGGCCTAGGCCTAGGCGAAATACACCAAGTCAAGATAGAGAAGCCCCGCCACCGGATACCACCTCCGCTCGAGCCATGGATCGAAGAAAAGGAAAGCAACTAG
- a CDS encoding type II toxin-antitoxin system VapC family toxin: protein MIAVDASALSAFILKEPGWKKLALYLVNAVSVDHIIKEVTNAIWKACAVKKIISETDAVKLYKILDSMINVNIVIEPEEKYVEKALRIALGHRITVYDALYLALAREKNLPLLTLDEKQSSVAKELGIEVIHT, encoded by the coding sequence GTGATAGCGGTTGACGCTTCTGCACTCTCAGCCTTCATACTAAAAGAACCCGGATGGAAGAAACTCGCCCTATACCTCGTCAACGCTGTATCCGTCGACCACATAATCAAGGAGGTTACTAACGCTATCTGGAAAGCGTGTGCAGTTAAGAAGATAATAAGCGAGACAGACGCAGTAAAGCTCTACAAGATACTCGACAGCATGATAAACGTGAACATCGTTATAGAGCCCGAGGAAAAGTACGTCGAGAAAGCATTGAGGATAGCACTCGGGCATAGGATAACCGTCTACGATGCCCTATACCTAGCCCTGGCTAGGGAGAAGAACCTGCCGCTACTAACACTCGACGAGAAGCAAAGCAGCGTAGCCAAAGAGCTAGGCATAGAAGTGATTCATACCTAG
- a CDS encoding thiamine ABC transporter substrate-binding protein, translated as MAQRGVYFLVGVAIIAVLVAASYLVAQEKSGAPSPAAGEATATATATGHTAGHTVAATHTATATEEEHEAEHSAMETEVEAARETEASTHTTSAAQAGKKLVVYVYEDFMAWGEDPELFDKLVENFTRETGIVVELRRFDGARNMVTQVIAESRAGMETADVVIGVDPVLLVELKKQGLVECYASPLATGKLVEALDPEGCATPVDYGLIALVYDPGRLNETELAMLRDGVTLDELVALAPRIVAEDPTQSSTGLNFLLYTVAVSELENRDWRDLWRAMKENGLMVAASWGDAYDEFFREGSPRAIVVSYGTDPAYSAWYNAREGGEEKPSVEATVLVAGGEKIGWLQVEGAAIIKGAPLEEAKKFVDWLLSREVQEEIPTSQWMLPASSEAGLPSFYRYALGVDSVDKLGNKLLPGSRVAGELEKWLRDWLSVMSG; from the coding sequence TTGGCGCAGCGCGGTGTATACTTCCTGGTGGGCGTCGCGATTATAGCGGTGCTCGTTGCAGCATCGTATCTGGTGGCGCAGGAGAAGAGTGGAGCCCCGTCGCCGGCGGCGGGGGAGGCGACGGCTACTGCTACGGCTACGGGGCATACTGCCGGGCACACGGTAGCAGCTACACATACTGCTACGGCCACTGAGGAGGAGCACGAGGCAGAGCACTCGGCCATGGAGACGGAGGTGGAGGCGGCTAGAGAGACTGAGGCCAGTACACACACCACCTCGGCTGCCCAGGCTGGGAAGAAGCTAGTGGTCTACGTGTACGAGGACTTCATGGCGTGGGGCGAGGACCCGGAGCTGTTCGACAAGCTTGTGGAGAACTTCACCAGGGAGACCGGGATCGTTGTCGAGCTGCGGCGGTTCGACGGAGCCCGCAACATGGTTACCCAGGTGATAGCTGAGAGCCGCGCCGGGATGGAGACCGCTGACGTGGTTATAGGCGTGGACCCAGTGCTCCTCGTCGAGCTGAAGAAGCAGGGCCTGGTTGAGTGCTACGCCTCCCCGCTAGCAACGGGGAAGCTGGTAGAGGCGCTTGACCCAGAGGGCTGCGCGACACCGGTAGACTACGGGCTTATAGCGCTGGTCTACGACCCGGGCCGGCTCAACGAGACCGAGCTGGCTATGCTCCGGGATGGCGTCACGCTAGACGAGCTTGTCGCACTAGCACCGCGGATAGTAGCAGAGGACCCGACGCAGAGTAGTACAGGGCTCAACTTCCTCCTCTACACGGTAGCGGTCTCTGAGCTGGAGAACCGGGACTGGAGAGACCTATGGCGGGCCATGAAGGAGAACGGCCTAATGGTGGCGGCGAGCTGGGGCGACGCCTACGACGAGTTCTTCCGCGAGGGCAGCCCCAGGGCCATAGTAGTGAGCTATGGCACCGACCCGGCGTATAGCGCCTGGTACAACGCCCGGGAGGGTGGAGAGGAGAAACCGAGCGTCGAAGCCACCGTGCTGGTGGCGGGCGGCGAGAAGATAGGCTGGCTACAGGTAGAAGGCGCAGCGATAATCAAGGGCGCGCCCCTCGAGGAGGCCAAGAAGTTCGTGGACTGGCTGCTGAGCAGGGAGGTCCAGGAGGAGATACCGACTAGCCAGTGGATGCTCCCCGCCAGCAGCGAGGCCGGGCTGCCGAGCTTCTACCGCTACGCTCTAGGCGTAGACAGCGTTGATAAGCTCGGGAACAAGCTGCTCCCCGGCAGCAGGGTCGCAGGGGAGCTTGAGAAGTGGCTCCGCGACTGGCTAAGCGTGATGAGCGGCTAA